In Pseudobythopirellula maris, a single window of DNA contains:
- a CDS encoding ABC transporter ATP-binding protein, translating to MSNDTTTLAELMHRSENRPAPAASAFRNTAAGCPVLLESRNLFKTYRKGALGVPVLKGVDLEVRAGELLAIVGQSGSGKSTLLHCLATLDEPDDGEVWFDGMRVDNLPRRGRDRLKNRYFGMIFQAYHLLPELTALENVLAPAMIRHGVFSYLAQKRQLKARATELLETVGLGHRLRHKPREMSGGEMQRTAIARALMNEPRILLADEPTGNLDQATGEGVLELLHGLNGSASGANQAERLTVVLVTHDRSVAAQADRVVTLVEGRVDNAGARQRAEPAA from the coding sequence TTGAGCAACGACACAACCACATTGGCGGAACTGATGCATCGGTCAGAGAATCGGCCCGCGCCAGCGGCGTCCGCCTTCCGCAATACGGCCGCCGGCTGCCCCGTGCTGCTCGAATCGCGCAACCTCTTTAAGACCTACCGCAAGGGCGCGCTCGGCGTGCCGGTGCTCAAGGGGGTCGATCTTGAGGTGCGCGCGGGCGAGCTGCTGGCGATCGTTGGGCAGAGCGGCTCGGGCAAGAGCACGCTGCTCCATTGCCTCGCCACGCTCGACGAGCCGGACGACGGCGAGGTGTGGTTCGACGGCATGCGGGTCGACAACCTGCCGCGCCGCGGACGCGACCGGCTGAAGAACCGCTACTTCGGCATGATCTTCCAGGCGTACCACCTGCTGCCCGAGCTCACGGCGCTGGAAAACGTGTTGGCGCCGGCGATGATCCGCCACGGCGTGTTTTCCTATCTCGCGCAAAAACGCCAGCTCAAGGCACGGGCGACTGAGCTGCTGGAGACCGTCGGCCTTGGCCACCGGCTGAGGCACAAGCCGCGTGAGATGTCGGGCGGCGAGATGCAGCGGACCGCCATCGCTCGCGCGCTGATGAACGAGCCGCGGATCTTGCTGGCCGACGAGCCGACGGGCAATCTCGACCAGGCGACCGGCGAGGGGGTGCTCGAACTGCTGCACGGGCTCAACGGGTCCGCATCAGGAGCGAACCAGGCCGAGCGGCTGACGGTCGTTCTCGTGACGCACGACCGCTCGGTCGCCGCCCAGGCTGACCGGGTGGTGACGCTCGTCGAGGGGCGTGTCGACAATGCGGGAGCCCGGCAGCGAGCCGAGCCGGCCGCGTAA
- the ilvE gene encoding branched-chain-amino-acid transaminase, with the protein MSRVVWINGKLVPAAEATVSVFDHGLLYGDGVFEGLRIYGGKVFRLEEHLKRLYESAKAIWLEIPIAVDALAAATNETVAANKLVDGYIRLIVTRGAGTLGLDPRNCDPRVIIIADTIRLYPAEYYENGLEIITSSVIRNHPAALSPRVKSLNYLNNILAKIEGIQAGCIEALMLNHKGEVAECTGDNLFLVKDGALHTPPLDAGILAGVTRDTVIELAAEAGLVCHERPLTKHDVYVADECFLTGSAAEVIPVVRVDSRTIGDGKPGPVTRDLKELYAKLTYA; encoded by the coding sequence ATGTCCCGAGTCGTTTGGATCAACGGCAAGCTCGTCCCTGCGGCCGAGGCCACGGTCAGCGTGTTCGACCACGGCCTGCTTTACGGCGACGGCGTGTTCGAGGGGCTGCGCATCTACGGCGGCAAGGTGTTCCGGCTGGAGGAGCACCTCAAGCGGCTCTACGAATCGGCCAAGGCGATCTGGCTCGAGATCCCCATCGCCGTGGACGCGCTCGCGGCGGCGACCAACGAGACCGTGGCGGCCAACAAGCTGGTGGACGGCTACATCCGTCTGATCGTCACGCGCGGCGCCGGCACGCTGGGACTCGACCCCCGGAATTGCGATCCGCGGGTGATCATCATCGCCGACACGATCCGCCTCTACCCGGCCGAGTACTACGAGAACGGCCTGGAGATCATCACGTCGAGCGTCATCCGCAACCACCCGGCGGCGCTGAGCCCGCGCGTTAAATCGCTCAACTACCTGAACAACATCTTGGCGAAGATCGAGGGCATCCAGGCGGGCTGCATCGAGGCGCTGATGCTCAACCACAAGGGCGAAGTGGCCGAGTGCACCGGCGACAACCTCTTCCTGGTGAAAGACGGCGCGCTGCACACGCCTCCCTTGGACGCCGGCATCTTGGCCGGGGTTACGCGTGACACCGTCATCGAGCTCGCCGCCGAGGCGGGCCTCGTTTGCCACGAGCGTCCGCTCACCAAGCACGACGTGTACGTCGCCGACGAGTGCTTCCTCACCGGCAGCGCGGCGGAGGTGATCCCCGTGGTGCGGGTCGACAGCCGCACGATCGGCGACGGCAAGCCGGGCCCCGTCACCCGCGACCTGAAAGAGCTCTACGCAAAGCTGACGTACGCCTGA
- a CDS encoding thioredoxin family protein, protein MVRTPSTMTPLGSAAPDFSLPNVDGKTVSLTDFDDAPALLVMFMCNHCPFVLHLADALADFAREYEQRGLRIVGISSNDVENYPADSPELMKEEADKRGYVFPYLYDATQEVAKAYRAACTPDFFLYSRSGETGELELAYRGQFDSTRPDSGNAPTGADLRAACDAVLAEELPSEDQTPSLGCNIKWIAGNEPDYFG, encoded by the coding sequence ATGGTTCGCACTCCCAGCACAATGACGCCGCTCGGCTCGGCGGCCCCCGATTTCTCGCTCCCGAATGTCGACGGCAAGACCGTGTCGCTCACCGACTTCGACGACGCCCCGGCGCTGCTCGTGATGTTCATGTGCAACCATTGCCCGTTTGTGTTGCACCTGGCCGATGCGCTCGCCGATTTTGCCCGCGAGTACGAGCAGCGCGGCCTGCGGATTGTGGGGATCAGTTCGAACGACGTGGAGAACTACCCGGCCGACTCGCCGGAGCTCATGAAGGAGGAGGCCGACAAACGCGGGTACGTTTTCCCGTACCTGTACGACGCCACGCAGGAAGTGGCCAAGGCTTACCGCGCCGCCTGCACACCCGACTTCTTTCTCTACTCGCGAAGCGGCGAAACGGGCGAGCTCGAGCTGGCCTACCGCGGGCAGTTCGACAGCACCCGCCCGGACAGCGGCAACGCGCCGACCGGCGCCGATCTGCGGGCCGCCTGCGACGCGGTGCTAGCTGAGGAGCTCCCCAGCGAGGACCAAACCCCCAGCCTCGGCTGCAACATCAAATGGATTGCTGGCAACGAGCCTGACTACTTCGGCTGA
- the trxA gene encoding thioredoxin, which yields MGLLEIDDNNFEAEVLNSSEPVLLDFWAPWCGPCRQIAPLVEQLAEENGGAAKVAKLNVDDAPGAAQTYGVSSIPTLMVFKNGEVVERFVGLQPKNRLQEAIDAAKA from the coding sequence ATGGGCCTGCTCGAGATCGATGACAACAACTTCGAGGCCGAAGTGCTCAACAGCTCCGAGCCGGTGCTGCTGGACTTCTGGGCGCCGTGGTGCGGCCCGTGCCGCCAGATCGCCCCGCTCGTCGAGCAGTTGGCCGAGGAGAACGGCGGAGCCGCCAAAGTGGCGAAGCTCAACGTCGACGACGCCCCCGGCGCCGCTCAGACCTACGGCGTGAGCAGCATCCCCACGCTGATGGTCTTCAAGAACGGCGAAGTGGTCGAACGCTTCGTCGGCCTGCAACCGAAGAACCGCCTGCAAGAGGCGATCGACGCCGCGAAGGCGTGA
- a CDS encoding DUF1501 domain-containing protein, with protein MNRRHFLDHLAGIAAFGASAFTLGGAMQAAAADLKRRNKSAILLWMSGGPPTIDLWDMKPGAATGGPLTPISTTGDLQICERLPMIADQMKHLSVVRSMSTREADHTRASYYLRTGFVPNPSVRHPSYGAVVAEQMARLDEGFDLPAFVSVGGRSEGPGFLGMAYAPFQVNSNGRVRNVGQPMDAGRLGPRMDLLNTIESRFIRQGRGQAAAEHAKVLTRANRLMTSSQMASFNVSQESEAVRERYGQTGFGNGCLMARRLVEAGVSFVEVNMGGWDLHNDCFGALDNKLPEMDRAMSALVEDLSERGLLEDTVVLWMGEFGRTPSINSNGGRDHYARAWSAVVGGGGLSGGLAIGETSDDGSQVVSAPHSSEDLMATICRALGIDLSTEHTATNGRPMKIAGGGTPIAELFA; from the coding sequence ATGAACCGACGCCACTTTCTCGACCACCTCGCCGGGATCGCCGCCTTTGGCGCCTCGGCGTTCACACTCGGCGGCGCCATGCAGGCGGCGGCAGCCGATTTGAAACGCCGCAACAAGTCGGCCATCTTGCTCTGGATGAGTGGCGGGCCGCCGACGATCGACCTGTGGGACATGAAGCCGGGCGCCGCCACCGGCGGCCCTCTGACGCCGATCTCCACCACGGGCGACCTGCAGATCTGCGAGCGGCTTCCGATGATCGCCGATCAAATGAAGCACCTCTCGGTGGTCCGCTCGATGAGCACCCGCGAGGCCGACCACACCCGGGCGAGCTACTACCTGCGCACCGGCTTCGTGCCGAACCCGAGCGTGCGGCACCCGAGTTACGGCGCCGTGGTCGCCGAGCAGATGGCGCGCCTCGACGAGGGGTTCGACCTGCCGGCGTTCGTGTCGGTCGGTGGTCGGAGCGAAGGGCCGGGGTTCTTGGGGATGGCCTACGCACCGTTCCAAGTGAACTCCAACGGCCGGGTCCGCAACGTCGGCCAGCCGATGGACGCCGGGCGGCTCGGGCCGCGGATGGACCTGCTCAACACGATCGAGAGCCGTTTCATCCGCCAGGGTCGCGGCCAAGCCGCCGCCGAGCACGCCAAGGTGCTCACCCGCGCCAACCGGCTGATGACCAGCAGCCAGATGGCTTCGTTCAACGTCTCGCAAGAGAGCGAGGCGGTGCGTGAGCGTTACGGACAAACGGGCTTTGGCAACGGCTGCCTGATGGCGCGTCGGCTCGTCGAGGCGGGCGTGTCGTTCGTCGAGGTCAACATGGGCGGGTGGGACCTGCACAACGACTGCTTCGGCGCTCTCGACAACAAGCTGCCCGAGATGGACCGGGCGATGAGCGCTTTGGTCGAAGACCTCTCCGAGCGGGGATTGCTCGAAGACACGGTGGTGCTGTGGATGGGTGAGTTCGGCCGCACGCCGAGCATCAACTCCAACGGCGGCCGCGACCATTACGCCCGCGCGTGGAGCGCGGTGGTCGGGGGCGGTGGCCTGAGCGGCGGGCTCGCCATCGGCGAGACGAGCGACGACGGCTCGCAGGTCGTGTCGGCCCCGCACTCGTCCGAAGACTTGATGGCGACCATCTGCCGGGCGCTCGGCATCGACCTGAGCACCGAGCACACCGCCACCAACGGCCGGCCGATGAAGATCGCCGGCGGCGGCACACCCATCGCTGAGCTGTTCGCCTAG
- a CDS encoding DUF1549 domain-containing protein: MSALPRILLFAVLGLLASRPALAGDSPAHPLEDVAVVTEIDRLLGSSWSDADVTPSAEAPDGPWARRVTLDLIGRIPTVEELDAFFEAKPRERRRVWVDRLLGYDYREEHSRHLATVWANLLVGRTGGIARTSFVDRDGFHAYLQESFRADKPLDKLMHELVTATGSSRPADDDYNPAANFLVDKMADQGVQATAQTAKVFLGVAVQCTQCHDHPFNEHRQNQFWELNAFFRQTRFERVRDEDSRRRYARIRERDFPGEGARQRGRRNASLDDPARRAEIYYELRNGRLKVAYPAFLDGEYLADVIADRDPELREGYGDSGQLDEVDRREELADWIATSNDFARAAVNREWGRLLGRGFTEPVDDIGPHNPPSHPELLEFLAESFRASGHDLRRLSRWIVLSEAYGRDSRARSSNEHDDPALGAAPEFSRFYLRQMTAEQLYDSLLTATAADATIEADRRDQVRQRWLRQFNTAFANDENGEATTFDGSIPQALALMNGDLVRRATSVRKGGFLESVAGDDSLSDTEKLVRLYRAALARKPERAELRACQAVLASRQGNVVQSLRDVWWALLNSNEFILNH; encoded by the coding sequence TTGAGCGCACTGCCACGCATCTTGCTATTCGCCGTCTTGGGGCTGCTTGCTTCGAGGCCGGCTCTCGCGGGTGATTCTCCGGCTCATCCTTTGGAGGATGTCGCCGTTGTCACCGAGATCGATCGTCTGCTAGGGAGTTCCTGGAGCGACGCCGACGTGACGCCGTCGGCCGAGGCGCCCGACGGGCCTTGGGCGCGTCGTGTGACGTTGGATCTCATCGGCCGCATCCCGACGGTCGAAGAGCTCGACGCCTTCTTCGAGGCGAAACCGCGAGAGCGGCGTCGGGTGTGGGTCGACCGGTTGCTCGGCTACGACTATCGCGAAGAGCACTCCCGCCACTTGGCCACGGTGTGGGCCAACTTGCTGGTGGGCCGCACGGGGGGAATCGCCCGCACGTCGTTTGTCGACCGGGACGGTTTTCACGCTTATCTCCAAGAGAGCTTCCGCGCCGACAAGCCGCTCGACAAACTGATGCACGAGCTCGTCACGGCCACCGGCAGCAGCCGACCCGCGGACGACGATTACAATCCGGCCGCCAACTTCCTCGTCGACAAGATGGCGGACCAAGGCGTGCAGGCGACGGCGCAGACCGCCAAGGTCTTCCTCGGCGTCGCGGTCCAGTGCACGCAGTGCCACGACCATCCGTTTAACGAGCACCGCCAGAACCAGTTCTGGGAACTCAACGCCTTTTTCCGCCAAACCCGCTTCGAGCGCGTTCGCGACGAAGACTCCAGGCGCCGCTACGCCCGCATCCGCGAGCGTGACTTCCCGGGCGAGGGCGCCCGCCAGCGTGGCCGCCGCAACGCATCGCTCGACGACCCGGCCCGACGGGCCGAGATCTACTACGAGTTGCGCAACGGACGGCTGAAAGTCGCTTACCCGGCGTTTCTCGACGGCGAGTACCTGGCCGACGTGATTGCCGACCGCGACCCCGAACTGCGAGAAGGCTACGGCGACAGCGGGCAGCTGGACGAGGTCGACCGCCGCGAGGAACTGGCCGACTGGATCGCCACGTCGAACGACTTTGCTAGGGCTGCGGTCAATCGCGAGTGGGGCCGGCTGCTGGGGCGCGGCTTCACCGAGCCGGTCGACGACATCGGCCCCCACAACCCGCCGTCGCACCCCGAGTTGCTCGAATTCTTGGCCGAGTCGTTCCGCGCGTCGGGCCACGACCTGCGGAGGCTTTCGCGTTGGATCGTGCTGAGCGAGGCGTACGGACGGGATAGTCGGGCGCGTTCGTCGAACGAGCACGACGACCCGGCCCTCGGCGCCGCGCCGGAGTTCAGCCGGTTCTATCTCCGTCAGATGACGGCCGAGCAGCTGTACGATTCGTTGCTCACCGCCACGGCGGCCGACGCCACGATCGAGGCCGATCGCCGCGACCAGGTGCGGCAGCGCTGGCTGCGACAGTTCAACACGGCCTTCGCCAACGACGAAAACGGCGAGGCGACGACGTTCGACGGATCGATCCCGCAGGCGCTAGCGTTGATGAACGGCGACCTCGTGCGCCGGGCGACGAGTGTGAGGAAGGGGGGCTTCTTAGAATCGGTCGCGGGGGACGATTCGCTCAGCGACACCGAAAAACTGGTGCGGCTCTACCGGGCGGCCCTGGCGCGCAAACCCGAACGGGCCGAATTGCGAGCCTGCCAAGCGGTGCTCGCCTCGCGGCAAGGCAACGTGGTCCAGTCGCTACGCGACGTGTGGTGGGCCCTGCTCAACAGCAACGAGTTTATCCTGAATCACTAG